One genomic segment of Bombyx mori chromosome W, ASM3026992v2 includes these proteins:
- the LOC119629075 gene encoding uncharacterized protein K02A2.6, with the protein MCDLCAPDLPEEKDFDILVKLVKDHLEPERSEIAERHIFRQRKQQNNESIRSYLQSLKHLAKTCNFGITLEINLRDQFVSGLYSEEMRSRLFAEKDIDYKRAVELASALEAADRHAMAAGGTGGSSQAASESEGMHRVGGARAEARCACRRCGKLGHAEGRCRYKHYTCDSCGEKGHLKSMCRNRKGNQKIEKNREKTPIFVKARALPLALRERVERELDRLQSEGVIYKVDRSDYGTPIVPVVKELHEGHPGIVKMKQLSRNYVWWETVDADIERVCAQCQACRSQRAAPPSVPLHSWPWPEEPWARLNLDFLGPFNNKYYLIIVDAHSKWIEVEKLSCTSATAVIACLRRLFARFGLAKKVVTDNGPPFSSIEFRTYLSKNGIKHLPVAPYHPSSNGAAENAVKTIKRVLKKALIEKEDDNTALTKFLFMYRNSEHSTTGREPAVALFGRRLRGRLDLLRPNTSSIVREAQLASESYNAGTAGYREAAEGDSVLLQDFTQGKKKWTTGTIKNRSGPVTYRVTADDGRVHKRHIDQILISNNSRKSRYSLSKLNTDFETKSVNDSVGEVRESPCMTGEKELNSSYDTGPESPQPVTPSHSPAPNVLQPSRQRRKAALTCIQRIKDQNY; encoded by the exons ATGTGTGACTTGTGTGCTCCGGACTTACCAGAAGAAAAGGATTTCGACATACTCGTAAAATTAGTCAAAGATCATCTAGAACCTGAAAGATCGGAAATAGCAGAACGTCATATCTTCAGGCAAAGAAAGCAGCAAAATAACGAAAGCATTCGTTCCTACCTACAAAGTTTGAAACATTTGGCTAAAACTTGCAATTTCGGCATCACATTAGAAATTAATCTACGCGATCAATTCGTATCAGGATTATATAGTGAGGAGATGCGATCAAGGCTGTTTGCTGAAAAAGATATAGATTACAAGCGCGCTGTTGAGTTGGCATCAGCACTGGAAGCAGCGGATCGACATGCGATGGCGGCTGGGGGCACTGGGGGCAGCTCACAGGCTGCGTCCGAGAGCGAAGGCATGCATCGGGTCGGCGGAGCGCGCGCGGAGGCTCGCTGCGCCTGCAGACGCTGCGGCAAGCTGGGCCATGCGGAGGGTCGGTGTCGGTACAAGCACTACACCTGTGACTCATGTGGCGAGAAGGGACACCTAAAATCAATGTGTCGGAACCGTAAAGGTAACCAAAAGATTGAAAAAAACCGAG aaAAGACGCCAATATTTGTAAAGGCGCGGGCGCTGCCACTGGCGTTGCGCGAACGCGTTGAGCGAGAACTTGATCGTTTACAAAGTGAGGGAGTTATTTACAAAGTAGATAGGTCTGATTACGGCACGCCTATCGTACCAGTCGTTAAG GAGTTACATGAGGGACATCCGGGTATTGTTAAGATGAAACAATTAAGCCGGAACTACGTATGGTGGGAGACAGTCGATGCGGACATTGAACGTGTATGTGCTCAGTGCCAGGCCTGTCGATCTCAGCGCGCTGCACCACCATCGGTGCCGCTGCACTCGTGGCCATGGCCGGAAGAGCCGTGGGCGCGCCTTAATCTTGATTTCTTGGGACcgtttaataacaaatattacttaattatagTGGACGCTCATTCAAAATGGATCGAGGTGGAAAAATTGAGCTGTACATCAGCCACGGCAGTAATCGCATGTCTCAGACGATTGTTTGCTCGATTTGGCTTAGCAAAAAAGGTAGTAACTGATAACGGACCACCTTTCTCGTCGATCGAATTTAGAACATATTTAAGTAAAAACGGTATAAAACATTTACCGGTGGCTCCGTATCATCCATCTAGCAATGGTGCAGCGGAAAACGCCGTAAAAACCATAAAAAGAGTGTTGAAAAAGGCTTTAATTGAAAAGGAAGACGACAATACCGCCTTGACAAAATTTCTCTTTATGTACAGAAATTCTGAGCACAGCACTACAGGGCGCGAACCAGCAGTTGCTTTGTTCGGACGTCGCCTGCGTGGAAGACTGGATCTGTTGCGTCCAAATACTAGCTCCATAGTACGAGAAGCACAGCTGGCAAGCGAAAGCTATAATGCAGGCACAGCCGGATATAGGGAGGCGGCAGAAGGAGACTCGGTCCTATTGCAAGATTTCACACAGGGAAAAAAGAAATGGACCACAGGAACAATAaaaaaccgctcaggtccggtGACATACAGGGTAACAGCAGATGACGGGCGGGTACACAAACGTCACATCGACCAgattttaataagtaataatagtcGAAAATCACGTTATTCTTTGTCCAAATTAAACACTGATTTCGAGACAAAATCAGTAAATGATAGTGTGGGTGAAGTTCGGGAAAGTCCGTGTATGACCGGAGAAAAGGAGCTCAACTCCAGCTATGACACGGGACCGGAAAGTCCACAACCTGTGACTCCTAGTCACTCGCCGGCGCCGAATGTCTTGCAACCATCGCGTCAGCGCCGTAAAGCTGCTTTAACGTGTATTCAGAGAATTAAGGACcaaaattactaa